A region of the Gemmatimonadota bacterium genome:
GTGCCGGTCGCGGGCCGGCGATCAGCCTCTGCCGCAGCGCCCCGGGCGCGAGGCGAGCGGCCTCAGTCAAGCCGACGCGGGCGTTGCTGGCGCGGCCTCATACCTCGGCGTGCGTCGCCCCCACGCGCAGCCAGGTCGGCGCCCGGCCTACCCCGCGCCGGCCGCTGCTTCTTCCACGGTCTCGGCGCCGCCCGCAGCTTCCTCCGCCATCTCGGCGTCGGCCTCGAGCGCTTCGCGCGCGCCTGCCTCGACGGGCCAGGGCACGAGCGAGTCGCGCGTCCAGCGCGCGGCGCCGGTGCGGTGGGCGGGCAGCTCGAGTCGAAGCTTCACAGTTGGGCGCGGTGATCCCGGGCCGGGCGCCGTCCCGGCGCCGGCCACCCGCCCGGCGCCAGGTGCTGTCCTCGCCCCGGCCGCCCTCCCGGCGCCGGTCCCACCGTTCGCCGCGCGCGGCGCGTCGTAGAGCGCCCTGCCCCCGGGCGTGAAGAACGCGACCG
Encoded here:
- a CDS encoding HNH endonuclease signature motif containing protein, whose protein sequence is IACDAAVVRITRGRDGGVLGAGRRTRTIAPALRRALEARDRGCRFPGCAGRFTDGHHVVHWAEGGETSLRNLVLLCRRHHRAVHEGRVRVCLGKEGAVAFFTPGGRALYDAPRAANGGTGAGRAAGARTAPGAGRVAGAGTAPGPGSPRPTVKLRLELPAHRTGAARWTRDSLVPWPVEAGAREALEADAEMAEEAAGGAETVEEAAAGAG